The Lacticaseibacillus rhamnosus DNA window CCCAGCTTGCCAATAACAGTCGTACCGCCAGCATGCTGAGTTATATGGTACTCATGATTGCTTATCTCATGCGGCTAGTCACCGATATCAACCATCAACAGCTGACCTGGCTTTCACCAATCGGCTGGTTTGAAAAAGCCAACTTTTATACCGACAACAACCCTGTACCCCTGCTTTTAGGGCTTATCGTCAGCGCACTGCTTGCAGGCGTGGCCGTCATGATCGCCCAAACACGGGATCTTGGCACGGGGATCATTGCTGAAAACGGTGGCCGTCCGCGAGCGGCAAACTGGCTGCGCTCCATGCCTGCTTTAGTCTGGCGCACCGAACGCGGCTTGTTGGCTGGCTGGTTAGTCGGGGCCGTTGTTTTTGGCGGCGTGATGGGCAGCGTGCTCGGTGGCGTAGGTGATATTCTGAAAACCAATCCAATTTATCGAAAACTTTTGGATGTCAGCCAAATTAACGCTGCCAATCAAACCATGGTGCTTTCGTTTTTGGCGATGTACATGGGCATTTTTGTGGCCTTGGCGGTGACAGCGGGCGTTCAGATTGCCTTTCGACTCAAACATGACGATCAGCACGGCTATCTCAGCATCATTCACGCCGAAAAGCCAACCCGCATTTTAATCAGCGCCAGTTACAATGGCATGGCCTTGTTAGCCGGCGTTTTGGTGCTGACAGTTGGCTTACTCGCCTTGTTTTTCACCGGCAATCAGGTGCTGAGTCATCCGCTGCCAGCGAAGTACCTTGGTCGACTCTTTATTGGTGGCATTCCGGCTGTCTTGGCTTTCATTGCGTTAGGCATCGCCCTGTCTGGTTTATGGCCGCGCCTGAGCAATCTTTTCTGGTTGTATATGGGCGCCGGGCTGATTGTGCAAGTCTTCCGCGGCTTATTCGATTTGCCCAAACACGCCGCCGACTTTACGCCATTTGGCTGGATTGCCGATGTCCCACTCAAAACGCTGGCCCAACCATGGCTGCCCGTGATGCTCATTAGCGCCATTATCCTAGTTATATTGGGAATGGCCGGTTACCGCAGACAGGACTTGAGCGTATGAAAAATGTCGTCAATGATCCGCAAAAAGTCACCCGAATTCTCGCAACGGCTACCACCGCTTTTGGCCAACAAGGCTTTGCTAAAACCAAAACCGATGATATTGCCGCAACGGCAGGTGTTTCTAAGGGGCTTATCTTCCACTACTTCGGTAACAAACAAGACCTTTATCTAGATACTTTTAAAACCGCGTATCATCGTATTTATGATCATATGAACCCCCATAAATGGCAGGACGCACCAGGACTGGCAGCGATGATGACGCAAGCCGTTAAATACGAGATGCAACTGCAGCTGAAATTTCCGGACGAGTATCGCCTTATGATGCAGGCTTATGCCGACTTATCGCATTTTCCTAAACCCTTACAGCAACAAATCCAGCAAGAAACCCAGGCAATTTCGGCTGAAGCCAACCGTATTTTCCGCCAAAAAATCGAGCAACTCCCGCGCCGGGACGGTGTTTCGGTTGCTGACATTTTTAGTGTGGTTTCCGCCGTCATTGCCCAGCAAACGGCTACCACCACCCGGATGATTGCAACCGGCCATTACCGCAACTTTGATGATTTACAGGTTGTCGTGGACCAGATGGATCGTCAGCTGAAAATTATCGAGCATGGGTTTTTACCTGATTGATAGGAAAGTCGGTTTAGTCTCTGATTATTATCAGTTTTGCATCGAATGCCCGTATTCAAACCATGTAAATCAAGTCACCCACAAAAAACTCAGGCACGCCGCTACCGCACAAAAGCTAGCGAGTTGCCTGAGTTTTTCCCTGTCTAACTAATCCTGACTTTTAGTAGCTTTAAAGAGTCGCAGATACAACCCAAAATTAACCAACCCAATCAGAAGCAACAAGCCAAATGCCAGCTGACTGCCGATCCCGACGTTTTGGGCGTGGGTTAAACCCGGAACGGTGACGGCGGTCATCATGCCGGCCAACACCGTGGTGCCAATTGAACCGGTAACTTGTTGGCCGGTACTATACAGCGCATTGGCGTCGCTTTGATACTGATGTGCCATCACCTTCAGTCCATAAGCCGTGCTGTTACCAAATGCCATCGAGCGGCCAATGGCAAAAATCAGGTACAGCACCGTGACCCATAGCACGCTAATATGCCGCCCCCAAATCGTAAAGCCCAACATGCCCAGTGTAAACAAACTATTGCCTAACAAAAGTGGCAGCCGTCCGCCAAAATGATCCAGCATCCACCCATATACAGGCTGACCAAGTCCATTAAACACACTGCCAGGCAACAAGATTAACCCACCGACAAACGCGCTGGCCCCATCCACGGTTTGCACGTAATTAGGCAGCAAGAAGTTAATGCCGACATTGGAAAACTGCAATAAGATGTAAGGCAAAAAGCTATACAGGAAGCCTGCGTCATGGAAAACATCCAGCTTAAACAGAGCTTTGGCGTGATGTTTTGACAGCCAAAGGAAAACCAGCATGGCAACCACCACCACAAGACCAGCCACACCGGCCAGCGCCCACGTTCGATCACTCACCCCATTCAAGCCGACCGTCAGACTGATCAGCGCCACCCCTAACGCAGCAAACCGCAACCAGTCAAACGCGAATGCGGAAGTATGCGTGTACTGCTTAATCCGCCCTTGTCCTAAAATTAATAACAATAAGGCAAACGGCAGCGTACTCCAGAAAATCATGCGCCAGTCAAAAAAGTTAGCAACTGCACCGCCAAAAGTTGGCCCCAAAGCCGGTCCGATGAGAATGATTAAATTAGCAACGCCCATATACGTCCCTAACTTGCTGGTCGGCACCGTGTCCAAAATAATATTCACCATCAGCGGTCCGCACAAGCCAACACACCCTGCCTGCACCAGCCGACCAATCAGCAACACCCAGAATACCGGCGCCAAAGCACACATCAAATCGCCAATAATAAAAAGCAATGCCGCGGTGATAAACAATTGGCGATTGGTAAAGCGGCGTTTCATGTACGCTGAACTAAGCATGACCAAAGCGGCCGCTAACAAATAACCGGATGTCACCCACTGCACGGTTGTCAACGACACATGAAAGTCATGCATCAGCGTTGGAAATGTGACATTCATCG harbors:
- a CDS encoding ABC transporter permease, translated to MRHNNRHAGYLFQANLKQNFKFSGIWLVILIMMIISGAAKLEAAFANGTAGAKDIVKMLQAPGMAAMFGATPKVVTYNSAIIFAGVMVVFMIILQALWVMPLMIRDTRGQEESGLLEMVRARNVGRTAAVTAAIFELIFSSLVMGLTYLISLVAIKMDGATLAGDLLFALGMVVANFVFGTIALLFSQLANNSRTASMLSYMVLMIAYLMRLVTDINHQQLTWLSPIGWFEKANFYTDNNPVPLLLGLIVSALLAGVAVMIAQTRDLGTGIIAENGGRPRAANWLRSMPALVWRTERGLLAGWLVGAVVFGGVMGSVLGGVGDILKTNPIYRKLLDVSQINAANQTMVLSFLAMYMGIFVALAVTAGVQIAFRLKHDDQHGYLSIIHAEKPTRILISASYNGMALLAGVLVLTVGLLALFFTGNQVLSHPLPAKYLGRLFIGGIPAVLAFIALGIALSGLWPRLSNLFWLYMGAGLIVQVFRGLFDLPKHAADFTPFGWIADVPLKTLAQPWLPVMLISAIILVILGMAGYRRQDLSV
- a CDS encoding TetR/AcrR family transcriptional regulator, producing the protein MKNVVNDPQKVTRILATATTAFGQQGFAKTKTDDIAATAGVSKGLIFHYFGNKQDLYLDTFKTAYHRIYDHMNPHKWQDAPGLAAMMTQAVKYEMQLQLKFPDEYRLMMQAYADLSHFPKPLQQQIQQETQAISAEANRIFRQKIEQLPRRDGVSVADIFSVVSAVIAQQTATTTRMIATGHYRNFDDLQVVVDQMDRQLKIIEHGFLPD
- a CDS encoding MFS transporter, which codes for MTKTTIEAKEQNTRHALFVITIVALMSFFGVLTETSMNVTFPTLMHDFHVSLTTVQWVTSGYLLAAALVMLSSAYMKRRFTNRQLFITAALLFIIGDLMCALAPVFWVLLIGRLVQAGCVGLCGPLMVNIILDTVPTSKLGTYMGVANLIILIGPALGPTFGGAVANFFDWRMIFWSTLPFALLLLILGQGRIKQYTHTSAFAFDWLRFAALGVALISLTVGLNGVSDRTWALAGVAGLVVVVAMLVFLWLSKHHAKALFKLDVFHDAGFLYSFLPYILLQFSNVGINFLLPNYVQTVDGASAFVGGLILLPGSVFNGLGQPVYGWMLDHFGGRLPLLLGNSLFTLGMLGFTIWGRHISVLWVTVLYLIFAIGRSMAFGNSTAYGLKVMAHQYQSDANALYSTGQQVTGSIGTTVLAGMMTAVTVPGLTHAQNVGIGSQLAFGLLLLIGLVNFGLYLRLFKATKSQD